A single region of the Plantactinospora soyae genome encodes:
- a CDS encoding magnesium transporter CorA family protein — translation MTSSRLYRDGALVEQDFPASEVGDRLAADDRVVAWLDICQPSEDDLKLLAEELGMHELALEDVVQQAQRAKLDRYDTHLFLNTYMVRLDAAGGLTDVEVSAFVKPRALVTVRYDDRFDIREVLARWDESAELAPHGVAFLLYGLLDTLIDGHFTAVQQLDSTLEQVQGVMFKGGATNRDEVQRRIFTARRDLVRLRQVTLPMREVVNSLMRPTMHTVDPEMLPFYQDLYDHVLRVIEWSDSLRDLNTTMLETNLMLQNNQLNLIVKKVTGWAAIIAVPAAVTGFFGQNVAFPWRHTPAEFIISLVVTFGFAIALYLVFRRKTWI, via the coding sequence ATGACCAGCAGCCGGCTGTACCGCGACGGCGCCCTGGTCGAGCAGGACTTCCCGGCCAGCGAGGTCGGGGACCGGCTGGCGGCCGACGACCGCGTCGTCGCCTGGCTGGACATCTGTCAGCCGAGCGAGGACGACCTCAAGCTGCTCGCCGAGGAACTCGGCATGCACGAGCTGGCCCTGGAGGACGTCGTCCAGCAGGCCCAGCGGGCCAAACTCGACCGGTACGACACCCATCTGTTCCTGAACACCTACATGGTGCGGCTGGACGCGGCCGGTGGGTTGACCGACGTCGAGGTGTCGGCGTTCGTCAAGCCCCGAGCGCTGGTCACGGTGCGGTACGACGACCGGTTCGACATCCGCGAGGTGCTGGCCCGCTGGGACGAGAGTGCGGAACTCGCGCCGCACGGGGTGGCCTTCCTGCTCTACGGCCTGCTCGACACGCTGATCGACGGGCACTTCACGGCCGTACAGCAGCTCGACTCGACGCTGGAGCAGGTCCAGGGGGTGATGTTCAAGGGCGGTGCGACGAACCGCGACGAGGTCCAGCGGCGCATCTTCACCGCCCGGCGTGATCTGGTCCGGCTCCGCCAGGTCACCCTGCCGATGCGGGAGGTGGTCAACTCCCTGATGCGCCCGACGATGCACACCGTCGATCCCGAGATGCTGCCGTTCTACCAGGACCTCTACGACCATGTGCTGCGGGTCATCGAGTGGAGCGACTCGTTGCGGGATCTCAACACGACCATGCTCGAAACGAACCTGATGCTGCAGAACAACCAGCTCAACCTGATCGTCAAGAAGGTCACCGGCTGGGCCGCCATCATCGCCGTACCGGCCGCCGTGACCGGGTTCTTCGGACAGAACGTCGCGTTCCCGTGGCGGCACACCCCGGCGGAGTTCATCATCTCGCTGGTCGTGACCTTTGGATTTGCGATCGCGCTCTATCTGGTGTTCCGGAGGAAGACCTGGATCTGA
- a CDS encoding nucleotidyl transferase AbiEii/AbiGii toxin family protein: MTTTHLDDFYRQVARVALSVADKHGFVLGGGVAWAAHGLVSRPTEDVDLFADVDGAAASAEAEVRVTLEAAGFTVADEDPSNDLAGLFSGFELDMKDFLVSRGGRRLRLSLGRLDRHRSPVVMDLGPVMHVQDLVASKTAALVTRREVRDYIDVAAALDRYSVNDLLRLASEYDPAIEPDDVTAAGRYLDRLPDQRFARYGRDPEQVRQIRAKLADWPR, encoded by the coding sequence ATGACCACCACCCATCTCGACGACTTCTACCGCCAGGTCGCCCGGGTTGCGCTCTCCGTAGCCGACAAACACGGGTTCGTACTCGGTGGCGGGGTCGCCTGGGCGGCACACGGACTGGTGTCCCGGCCCACCGAGGACGTCGACCTGTTCGCCGATGTCGACGGCGCGGCCGCCAGCGCGGAGGCGGAAGTCCGGGTCACCCTGGAAGCCGCCGGCTTCACCGTGGCCGACGAGGATCCGTCGAACGATCTTGCCGGCCTGTTCAGCGGCTTCGAGCTGGACATGAAGGACTTCCTGGTGAGTCGGGGCGGCCGTCGGCTCCGACTCAGCCTGGGCCGGTTGGACCGGCACCGGAGCCCGGTCGTGATGGACCTCGGACCGGTGATGCACGTCCAGGACCTGGTGGCCAGCAAGACCGCCGCCCTGGTCACCCGCCGTGAGGTGCGGGACTACATCGACGTCGCCGCCGCGCTCGACCGGTACTCCGTCAACGACCTGCTCCGACTCGCCTCCGAGTACGACCCGGCGATCGAGCCCGACGACGTCACCGCCGCCGGCCGCTACCTCGACCGGCTCCCGGACCAGCGTTTCGCCCGCTACGGCCGCGACCCCGAACAGGTACGACAGATCCGTGCCAAGCTCGCCGACTGGCCCCGCTGA
- a CDS encoding DivIVA domain-containing protein, whose amino-acid sequence MAHDPNFIVALRGYDMKQVRALLRQGEAALASDSPAERAAAAEALRRPTFTVRLRGYDRQQVEAYIGLLAERLAPR is encoded by the coding sequence ATGGCACATGATCCCAACTTCATCGTTGCCCTTCGCGGCTACGACATGAAACAGGTACGCGCGTTGCTGCGTCAGGGCGAAGCGGCGCTCGCCTCGGACAGTCCCGCCGAGCGGGCCGCTGCTGCGGAGGCGCTCCGGCGACCCACCTTCACCGTGCGCCTTCGCGGCTACGACCGGCAGCAGGTGGAGGCCTACATCGGCCTCCTGGCCGAGCGGCTGGCACCCCGCTGA
- a CDS encoding helix-turn-helix transcriptional regulator, with protein MRYFNLTDGVRSSRVEILDEAARTCSVPFRARPADPGRGVAFQHMDRYFGGINVTQTALDNFHGFRSANVARRDPMPRLILTVSSGPYAIEQNGRMDRQRSGSMVPYWSRDALRLRADEPTQARSITVTMEELGMPYLFLRDVMVRNIGRSPLGPLVDKYLTELAGLPELSEAQAAALAHPTVDLLRALLTTAGGDEFLSRQPLSQTMGMRIMLYLRTHAGDPELSADKLAAHFGISKRYLYAVLARMNVTLGEWIRTERLSRAARALVNPANALVSVAAIARMSGYPDHSSFSRAFKQQYGCTPSEWRLRTDTDRMIRQTRITLPEIAEISSETRH; from the coding sequence ATGCGCTACTTCAACCTGACCGACGGGGTGCGGTCGTCCCGGGTCGAGATCCTCGACGAGGCGGCCCGCACCTGCTCGGTGCCGTTCCGCGCGCGACCGGCCGACCCTGGCCGTGGGGTCGCCTTCCAGCACATGGACCGCTACTTCGGCGGCATCAACGTGACCCAGACCGCCCTCGACAACTTCCACGGATTCCGGTCTGCGAACGTCGCGCGGCGAGACCCCATGCCGCGTCTGATCCTGACCGTCTCCTCCGGGCCGTACGCCATCGAGCAGAACGGCCGGATGGATCGCCAGCGGTCAGGGTCCATGGTGCCGTACTGGAGCCGGGACGCACTCAGGCTCCGAGCGGACGAGCCGACCCAGGCGCGGTCAATCACCGTGACCATGGAGGAGCTGGGTATGCCCTATCTCTTCCTCCGCGACGTGATGGTCCGCAACATCGGTCGCAGCCCACTCGGGCCGCTGGTCGACAAGTACCTGACCGAGCTGGCGGGGCTGCCCGAGCTCTCCGAGGCGCAGGCGGCGGCGCTCGCGCATCCGACGGTCGACCTGCTCCGCGCGCTGCTGACAACCGCCGGCGGCGACGAGTTCCTCAGCCGACAACCGCTCAGCCAGACGATGGGCATGAGGATCATGCTGTACCTGCGGACCCACGCGGGAGACCCCGAACTGAGCGCCGACAAGCTCGCCGCCCACTTCGGCATCTCGAAGCGATACCTGTACGCGGTGCTCGCCCGGATGAACGTGACCCTGGGGGAGTGGATCCGAACCGAACGGCTCAGCCGGGCGGCGCGCGCGTTGGTCAATCCCGCCAACGCGTTGGTGTCGGTCGCGGCGATCGCCCGGATGTCCGGGTACCCCGACCACTCCTCGTTCTCCCGCGCGTTCAAACAGCAGTACGGATGCACCCCGTCAGAGTGGCGTCTCCGTACGGACACCGATCGAATGATCCGACAGACCCGGATCACGTTGCCGGAGATCGCGGAGATCAGCTCGGAAACGCGCCACTGA
- a CDS encoding SDR family NAD(P)-dependent oxidoreductase, with product MPGFESEVVFVTDASSDLGELFVDRFLAQGAARVYAGGRQPRDWSSDRVVAVELDVRDIDTIERARAEASDATILLNNDGLPEWPPVTVGGGDLAAVAAHLDTNVVGAIRLASAFAPVLAGSPRSVILMVYSVQAWINLSGAYAVSQAALWSATNALRVELAPAGVHVAGLVLGLCEADPGLDAIVDRTLAGIAARDYEITVDAYSEEIKARLSAPIPIMYPELVSP from the coding sequence ATGCCTGGCTTCGAGTCGGAGGTCGTCTTCGTCACCGACGCGTCGTCGGATCTCGGCGAGCTCTTCGTCGACCGGTTCCTCGCCCAGGGTGCCGCACGGGTCTACGCGGGCGGACGCCAGCCCCGCGACTGGTCGAGCGATCGGGTGGTCGCGGTCGAACTCGACGTGCGTGACATCGACACCATCGAGCGGGCCAGGGCCGAGGCCTCCGATGCCACGATCCTGCTGAACAACGACGGACTCCCGGAATGGCCCCCCGTCACCGTCGGCGGGGGTGACCTGGCGGCCGTCGCGGCCCACCTCGACACCAATGTGGTCGGCGCGATCCGGTTGGCCAGTGCCTTCGCGCCGGTGCTGGCCGGTTCGCCGCGAAGCGTGATCCTGATGGTGTACTCGGTGCAGGCGTGGATCAATCTCAGCGGTGCGTACGCCGTCTCGCAGGCCGCCCTCTGGTCGGCGACCAATGCCCTGCGGGTGGAGCTTGCCCCGGCTGGCGTCCACGTCGCCGGGCTCGTGCTCGGCCTGTGCGAGGCCGACCCCGGGTTGGACGCGATCGTGGACCGGACACTGGCCGGGATCGCCGCCCGTGACTACGAGATCACGGTCGACGCGTACAGCGAGGAGATCAAGGCAAGGTTGTCGGCGCCGATTCCGATCATGTACCCCGAGCTTGTTTCGCCATGA
- a CDS encoding alpha/beta hydrolase: MTPDTIVLVHGFWVTPRSWEHWITHYEQKGFRVLAPGYPGFEVEVEALNANPDIITAVTVPAIIDKVEKIIQGLDRQPIIIGHSAGGAFTQILLDHGYGAAGVALNSAPTEGVRVVPLSQVKSTFSVLKSPANRHKAVGLTLEEWTYAFTNTFTPEESKALYERYHIPANGGILWGSVLANFQPGHQDTWVDYHNDKRAPLLFVSGSEDHIMPPAIQQSNHKHYKSDTVTEIREYPGYAHLLPAQTGWEVIADEVLDWALRHARTGPVPTSG, translated from the coding sequence ATGACTCCCGACACCATCGTGCTGGTGCACGGCTTCTGGGTGACGCCTCGTAGCTGGGAACACTGGATCACGCACTATGAGCAGAAGGGGTTCCGCGTTCTCGCGCCCGGATACCCCGGGTTCGAAGTCGAGGTCGAGGCCCTCAACGCCAACCCGGACATCATCACCGCGGTCACGGTCCCGGCCATCATCGACAAGGTCGAGAAGATCATTCAAGGTCTGGACCGGCAACCGATCATCATCGGGCACTCGGCCGGCGGCGCGTTCACGCAGATCCTGCTCGACCACGGGTACGGCGCCGCCGGCGTAGCGCTCAACTCCGCACCCACCGAGGGCGTACGGGTGGTGCCGCTGTCGCAGGTGAAGTCGACGTTCTCGGTACTGAAGTCACCGGCCAACCGGCACAAGGCCGTCGGCCTCACGCTGGAGGAGTGGACGTACGCGTTCACCAACACCTTCACGCCCGAGGAATCCAAGGCGTTGTACGAGCGGTACCACATCCCCGCCAACGGCGGCATCCTCTGGGGCAGTGTGCTGGCCAACTTCCAACCCGGCCACCAGGACACCTGGGTCGACTACCACAACGACAAGCGCGCTCCCCTGCTGTTCGTCTCCGGCAGCGAGGACCACATCATGCCGCCCGCCATCCAGCAGTCCAACCACAAGCACTACAAGTCCGACACCGTCACCGAGATTCGCGAGTACCCCGGGTACGCCCACCTGCTCCCGGCGCAGACGGGCTGGGAGGTCATCGCGGACGAGGTACTCGACTGGGCGCTGCGCCACGCCCGGACCGGTCCCGTGCCGACCAGCGGATGA
- a CDS encoding MBL fold metallo-hydrolase, which translates to MTEVRVTHIGGPTTLVEFAGWRVLTDPTFDPPGRTYQFGWGTSSRKLTGPSIAPADLGPIDAVLLTHDHHGDNLDDAGRVLLSGVGTVLTTVPGARRLGGNATGLAPWATTRLVLDGRPTIEVTATPCRHGPPLSRPIVGDVIGFALSWSGQRHGLFWVSGDTVLYGGVRQVAQRLDIGTALVHLGGVRFPLTGPLRYSMTGREAVELCQAIQAHTVIPVHYEGWQHFQQPHAKLARELDAAPDDVRRSVRWLPVGVASDITV; encoded by the coding sequence ATGACGGAGGTCCGGGTCACCCACATCGGCGGGCCGACAACGCTGGTCGAGTTCGCCGGGTGGCGGGTGCTCACCGACCCGACCTTCGACCCGCCCGGCCGGACCTACCAGTTCGGATGGGGCACATCGTCGCGGAAGCTCACCGGCCCGTCCATCGCCCCGGCAGACCTGGGACCGATCGACGCGGTGCTGCTCACCCACGACCATCACGGCGACAATCTCGACGACGCCGGCCGGGTGCTGCTGTCTGGAGTCGGCACCGTGCTCACCACGGTCCCCGGCGCGAGACGACTGGGCGGCAACGCCACCGGTCTCGCGCCGTGGGCCACCACCCGTCTCGTCCTCGACGGCCGCCCCACGATCGAAGTCACCGCGACACCCTGCCGACACGGCCCACCGCTGAGCCGTCCGATCGTCGGTGACGTCATCGGCTTCGCGCTGAGCTGGAGCGGCCAGCGACACGGGCTGTTCTGGGTCTCCGGAGACACCGTGTTGTACGGCGGCGTCCGGCAGGTCGCCCAGCGGCTCGACATCGGCACCGCGCTCGTACACCTCGGTGGCGTCCGGTTTCCGCTGACCGGGCCGCTGCGCTACAGCATGACCGGTCGCGAGGCCGTCGAACTCTGCCAGGCGATCCAGGCGCACACGGTCATCCCCGTGCACTACGAGGGCTGGCAACACTTCCAGCAACCCCACGCGAAGCTGGCGCGGGAACTGGACGCCGCGCCGGACGACGTCCGCCGTAGCGTCCGCTGGCTGCCGGTCGGCGTGGCGAGCGACATCACCGTCTGA
- a CDS encoding AAA family ATPase yields the protein MRRYILTGAPGAGKTTIVAALRDRGYAVVDEAATDVIAREQALGRDEPWRDAGFIDAVTLLQRDRQEQPAPPATTVQVFDRSPICTLALAHYAGRPVTPTLAREIDRVVGEGIYQPRVFFVHLLGFITPTAARRITLAQSVRFERFHEQAYREHGFELVDVPAGTLEVRMKLVDEYIRSWAG from the coding sequence GTGCGGCGATACATCTTGACCGGCGCGCCGGGCGCCGGAAAAACGACGATCGTGGCAGCGCTTCGCGATCGCGGATACGCCGTGGTCGACGAGGCGGCGACCGACGTCATCGCCCGCGAACAGGCGCTGGGTCGCGACGAGCCGTGGCGCGATGCGGGCTTCATCGACGCGGTCACGCTGCTCCAGCGTGACCGCCAGGAGCAGCCGGCGCCGCCCGCGACCACGGTCCAGGTATTCGACCGGTCGCCGATCTGCACGTTGGCGCTCGCCCACTACGCCGGGCGGCCGGTGACGCCGACCCTGGCCAGGGAGATCGACCGCGTCGTCGGGGAGGGCATCTATCAACCACGCGTCTTCTTCGTCCACCTGCTCGGATTCATCACGCCGACAGCGGCGCGCCGGATCACCCTCGCACAGTCGGTCAGGTTCGAACGCTTCCACGAGCAGGCGTACCGGGAACATGGTTTTGAACTGGTTGACGTACCCGCCGGCACGCTCGAGGTACGGATGAAACTCGTCGACGAGTACATCCGGTCCTGGGCCGGTTGA
- a CDS encoding response regulator: MIRVLLADDQALIRAGFRALLNAEDDIEVVAEAADGSQAVALAVAHLPDVALIDIQMPVLDGIQATRQIAADPRLTAVHVVMLTNYGLDEYVYTALRAGAGGFLVKDTEPEDLLHGVRVAARGDALLSPTITRRLIDEYVSRPPHGDLSQALEILTNREREVVALAARGLSNDEIAAQMVISQATAKTHVSRAMTKLHARDRAQLVVLAYESGLVSPTNRRPAL; encoded by the coding sequence GTGATTCGGGTGCTGCTCGCCGACGATCAGGCCCTGATCCGCGCCGGGTTCCGCGCGCTGCTGAACGCCGAGGACGACATCGAGGTGGTGGCCGAAGCGGCCGACGGTAGCCAGGCCGTGGCGCTCGCCGTGGCGCACCTGCCCGACGTGGCGCTGATCGACATCCAGATGCCGGTTCTCGACGGCATCCAGGCGACCCGGCAGATCGCCGCCGATCCGCGCCTGACCGCGGTGCACGTGGTGATGCTGACCAACTACGGCCTCGACGAGTACGTCTACACCGCGCTGCGGGCTGGGGCCGGTGGCTTCCTCGTCAAGGACACCGAGCCGGAGGACCTGCTACACGGTGTACGGGTGGCCGCCCGGGGCGACGCCCTACTCTCGCCCACCATCACCCGCCGGCTGATCGACGAGTACGTCTCCCGTCCGCCGCACGGCGATCTTTCGCAGGCCCTGGAGATCCTGACCAACCGGGAACGCGAGGTCGTGGCGCTGGCCGCCCGTGGCCTGTCCAACGACGAGATCGCCGCGCAGATGGTGATCAGCCAGGCGACCGCGAAGACACACGTCAGCCGGGCAATGACCAAGCTCCACGCCCGGGATCGCGCCCAGCTCGTCGTACTCGCCTACGAGTCCGGCCTCGTCAGCCCGACGAATCGTCGCCCGGCACTGTAG
- a CDS encoding sensor histidine kinase, with protein sequence MRDDGWRGRSRDWQVALGVAVLVLLGGATARTGRVPLDVAGCLLLVLSAAVLALRRRTPRLVLGITTVCLLVYQARGYPGVVPAVPTMFALYATVRAGHHRVAGTAIVGILVGGLAAELALSSSGQAAPDVFERWFLLIGWMVAASVAAEVTRQRQAYLEQVEQRAADAERTREETARRRADEERLRIARELHDSLTHSISIIKVQAGVAVHLARKRDEPVPEALLAIQQASGEATRELRATLEVLRSDGDQPGSGLERLENLVEGARKAGLPVTVGVCGNRRPLPAPVDRAAYRIIQEALTNVTRHAGAATVVVELDYRDDALTVRVDDDGRGTVRDDGGRFDDDGSDVVPGVGLVGMRERVTALGGSLRVGPRHGGGFGVRAELPLGADS encoded by the coding sequence ATGCGCGACGATGGTTGGCGCGGAAGGTCGCGCGACTGGCAGGTGGCCCTTGGCGTCGCCGTACTGGTGCTGCTCGGCGGCGCGACCGCGCGAACCGGCCGGGTACCGCTCGACGTGGCCGGCTGCCTGCTGCTGGTGCTCTCGGCGGCGGTGCTGGCGCTACGTCGGCGGACGCCCAGACTCGTCCTCGGGATCACCACGGTCTGCCTGCTGGTCTACCAGGCGCGAGGCTATCCCGGAGTCGTCCCCGCGGTGCCGACGATGTTCGCCCTGTACGCCACGGTGCGGGCCGGGCATCATCGGGTCGCCGGCACCGCCATCGTAGGCATCCTGGTCGGAGGCCTCGCCGCCGAACTCGCCCTTTCCAGCAGCGGCCAAGCGGCTCCCGACGTCTTCGAGCGGTGGTTCCTGCTCATCGGCTGGATGGTCGCGGCGAGCGTGGCCGCCGAGGTAACCCGGCAGCGGCAGGCCTATCTGGAGCAGGTGGAACAGCGGGCTGCCGATGCCGAACGGACCCGGGAGGAGACCGCCCGACGCCGGGCCGACGAGGAACGGCTGCGGATCGCCCGGGAACTGCACGACTCGCTCACGCACAGCATCTCGATCATCAAGGTGCAGGCCGGTGTCGCCGTACACCTGGCTCGCAAGCGCGACGAGCCGGTACCCGAGGCGCTGCTCGCCATCCAGCAGGCCAGCGGCGAGGCGACCCGGGAGCTGCGGGCGACCCTTGAGGTGCTGCGCAGCGACGGTGACCAGCCCGGTAGCGGGCTGGAGCGGCTGGAGAACCTCGTCGAGGGGGCACGGAAGGCTGGCCTCCCGGTCACCGTCGGGGTCTGTGGGAACAGGCGCCCACTGCCCGCTCCGGTCGACCGTGCCGCGTACCGGATCATCCAGGAGGCGCTCACCAACGTCACCCGGCACGCCGGGGCGGCGACCGTGGTGGTCGAGCTCGACTACCGCGACGATGCACTGACGGTCCGCGTCGACGACGACGGGCGCGGCACCGTCCGCGACGACGGCGGGCGCTTCGACGACGATGGCTCGGACGTCGTACCGGGGGTGGGGCTGGTAGGGATGCGGGAGAGGGTCACCGCCCTCGGCGGATCGTTGCGCGTCGGTCCACGCCACGGTGGCGGTTTCGGGGTCCGGGCCGAACTGCCGCTGGGTGCGGACTCGTGA